The Dermochelys coriacea isolate rDerCor1 chromosome 7, rDerCor1.pri.v4, whole genome shotgun sequence genome window below encodes:
- the PRAP1 gene encoding proline-rich acidic protein 1, producing the protein MAWLLIGISLAFLLQVDSTSQVLKEGKEMEGSLEQDIKKQIILGIKAIEPPENEEQTADIDPGMRLLSSDAQGRRAPRSAGDPPALLGAKSAVVPEEDRDHIYHPPDGALEEEGPMKIVTLYAEAINGPEEDRDHLYHG; encoded by the exons ATGGCCTG GCTCCTCATTGGCATCAGCTTGGCTTTTCTTCTGCAAGTTGACAGCACATCCCAG GTTCTGAAAGAAGGCAAAGAAATGGAGGGTTCCTTGGAACAGGACATTAAGAAGCAAAT tattcTGGGCATAAAAGCTATTGAACCACCCGAGAATGAAGAACAAACGGCAGATATTGATCCTGGAATGAGGCTGTTGTCTAGTGACGCACAAGGCAGAAGAG CACCCAGGAGCGCTGGAGACCCGCCAGCCCTGCTGGGTGCCAAGTCTGCAGTGGTACCAGAGGAAGACCGAGACCACATCTACCACCCGCCAGACGGTGCTCTAGAAGAGGAAGGCCCCATGAAGATAGTGACACTGTATGCTGAAGCCATCAATGGCCCAGAAGAAGACAGAGACCATCTCTACCATGGCTAG